The Phycisphaeraceae bacterium genome window below encodes:
- a CDS encoding Gldg family protein — translation MAITPPTSPPPSSSAPPTASARRSPGRATIGLSVVLAVLAAVALTVLVNFIAYRQLVRFDFTQTGRYSLSQQTQQVLENLDSDHEVIGLFAVTSEPAQQLADLLREYDLRSDRVDVRMIPPGGDPVALDRFYAELQGLYAEQVEPAAETLNRSIEAMSGLLGAATPALADLASALDASNASGANADRLRQLVTVLRQLPPSWTQQAEAWRRLLDEPLPPVASMRSEFSGFLDQVNRQMLAAATAWLDEASSDRSLPPAVRDATIRAASASDSLRDGVEALIDQLATIHGLEEYDQLTRDLRRDGVVVLSERNARVIAFEQMIQPPTQAPTSDQESEYRFLAEEKITGSLISLSMEQRPLAVFVSIGASPPATGPRGAFEYVASRLRSADFEITEWNPSGRPGPMGQPMPSGPPPMPETGQPAVWIVLPAPPPDPRNPMAGSNVAALDQVAGLLRQRLAAGDGVLVSLGNDPGARFGTTNPLADLAGDFGINPQLDRIILVERQEGERRTRATSYHEVRTWPDDHPVAKAIEGLPAIFMQASPIELTTVETDGDSAAAIEAIALATLSSPRTWASTEVGAAGDLESLVYEPEQGADRFIVAAAGERIQETGSARLVVVSDPVWSADQITTYGITGLGAQLGFPEFALYPGNAELFVNSVYWLGHLDHLIAAGSRTQRVPRIGEVSGELLTAYTYGLLLGLPALVLVAGVTVYTIRRSG, via the coding sequence ATGGCGATAACCCCCCCCACCTCCCCACCTCCATCCTCATCTGCACCTCCGACTGCTTCCGCTCGCCGGTCGCCGGGGCGTGCGACGATCGGGCTGAGTGTGGTGCTGGCCGTGCTGGCGGCGGTCGCGCTGACGGTGCTGGTGAACTTCATCGCGTACCGGCAACTGGTGCGTTTTGATTTCACGCAGACCGGGCGATACAGCCTGTCGCAGCAGACCCAACAGGTGCTCGAGAATCTTGATTCGGATCACGAGGTGATCGGGCTGTTCGCGGTGACGTCTGAACCGGCGCAGCAGCTCGCGGACCTGCTGCGTGAGTATGACCTGCGGTCGGATCGGGTTGATGTGCGGATGATCCCGCCGGGCGGTGACCCGGTGGCGCTGGACCGTTTTTATGCCGAGCTTCAGGGGCTGTATGCGGAGCAGGTTGAGCCCGCTGCGGAGACACTGAATCGCTCGATCGAGGCGATGTCGGGTCTGCTTGGGGCTGCGACGCCAGCGCTGGCTGATCTGGCGAGTGCGCTGGATGCTTCGAATGCTTCGGGGGCGAATGCGGATCGCTTGCGGCAACTGGTCACGGTGCTGCGTCAGCTCCCTCCTTCGTGGACACAGCAGGCGGAGGCGTGGCGTCGGTTGTTGGATGAGCCGCTGCCGCCGGTGGCGTCGATGCGTTCTGAGTTCTCGGGGTTTCTTGATCAGGTCAATCGGCAGATGCTGGCTGCGGCGACGGCGTGGCTGGATGAGGCATCGAGTGATCGCTCGCTTCCGCCAGCGGTGCGCGACGCGACGATCCGGGCGGCGTCGGCTTCGGACAGCCTGCGCGACGGTGTGGAGGCGTTGATTGATCAACTCGCAACGATTCATGGACTTGAGGAGTACGACCAGCTCACGCGCGATCTTCGGCGGGATGGCGTGGTGGTGCTCTCGGAGCGCAACGCGCGGGTGATCGCGTTCGAGCAGATGATTCAGCCGCCTACGCAGGCACCGACCTCGGATCAGGAGAGTGAGTACCGGTTCCTCGCGGAGGAGAAGATCACCGGTTCGTTGATCAGTCTGTCGATGGAGCAGCGCCCGCTGGCGGTGTTTGTGTCGATTGGGGCGTCCCCGCCAGCGACGGGTCCGCGGGGTGCGTTTGAATACGTTGCTTCACGGCTGCGGTCGGCTGATTTTGAGATTACGGAGTGGAATCCTTCCGGTCGGCCGGGGCCGATGGGTCAGCCGATGCCCTCGGGCCCCCCGCCGATGCCGGAAACGGGTCAGCCTGCGGTGTGGATCGTTCTGCCCGCCCCGCCACCCGATCCTCGCAACCCGATGGCGGGCAGCAACGTCGCTGCGTTGGATCAGGTTGCCGGGTTGCTTCGACAGCGCCTCGCGGCGGGAGATGGCGTGCTGGTTTCGCTGGGCAACGACCCCGGGGCACGCTTCGGCACGACGAACCCGCTGGCGGATCTGGCCGGTGACTTCGGCATCAACCCGCAACTCGATCGAATCATCCTGGTTGAGCGGCAGGAAGGCGAGCGACGCACCCGCGCGACGAGCTACCACGAGGTTCGTACCTGGCCCGATGATCATCCGGTCGCCAAGGCGATTGAGGGGCTTCCCGCGATCTTCATGCAGGCGAGTCCGATCGAACTGACGACGGTTGAAACAGATGGTGACTCGGCTGCGGCCATCGAGGCTATTGCGTTGGCCACGCTGAGCAGCCCGCGCACGTGGGCGAGCACCGAAGTCGGAGCCGCGGGCGATCTCGAAAGCCTGGTGTACGAGCCGGAACAGGGTGCAGATCGGTTCATCGTTGCCGCTGCTGGTGAGCGCATTCAGGAGACGGGCAGTGCTCGGCTGGTTGTCGTTTCTGATCCCGTCTGGTCGGCGGATCAGATCACGACCTACGGTATCACCGGGCTTGGGGCGCAGCTGGGCTTTCCCGAGTTTGCTCTGTATCCCGGGAACGCTGAGCTGTTTGTGAACTCCGTCTACTGGCTGGGGCATCTGGACCACCTGATCGCGGCGGGCTCGCGGACGCAGCGGGTGCCGCGGATTGGTGAGGTGTCCGGGGAGTTGTTGACGGCGTACACCTATGGTCTGCTGCTTGGTTTGCCCGCATTGGTGCTCGTCGCGGGTGTAACGGTCTATACGATCCGGCGTTCGGGCTGA
- a CDS encoding ABC transporter permease: protein MTATWTIAKRETLSLFYAPVAYLVLGLFATIASMIFLGVFDSGAPASLRYQFTGIVWLLAFTLPAISMRLLSEEIRTGTLELIMTAPVSDLQLVMGKWLGAMGFYLAMLSPVLIHIAMLEVHGRPDYGPIITGFVGMILVGGLYLAIGAFASAMSDSQIVAYMVTALFTGMLTIGMAILPGAVSWFPGWAREACYYLSVDRQYEDFAKGLIDTSNFVYFASLTGLFLFLAVKLIESRRWR, encoded by the coding sequence ATGACCGCCACCTGGACGATCGCCAAACGAGAAACGCTGAGTCTTTTCTACGCGCCGGTGGCGTATCTGGTGCTCGGGCTGTTCGCGACGATCGCGTCGATGATCTTCCTTGGCGTGTTCGATTCGGGAGCGCCAGCGAGTCTTCGGTATCAGTTCACGGGGATCGTCTGGCTGCTGGCGTTCACACTCCCGGCGATCTCGATGCGTCTGCTCTCCGAAGAGATACGCACCGGCACGCTGGAGCTGATCATGACCGCGCCGGTCTCGGACCTTCAGCTTGTGATGGGGAAATGGCTGGGTGCGATGGGTTTTTATCTGGCGATGCTCTCACCGGTGCTGATCCATATTGCGATGCTGGAGGTCCACGGGCGGCCGGACTATGGCCCGATCATCACGGGATTTGTCGGGATGATCCTCGTCGGCGGGTTGTATCTGGCGATCGGTGCGTTTGCCTCGGCGATGAGTGACTCGCAGATCGTGGCGTACATGGTGACGGCGCTGTTCACGGGGATGCTCACGATCGGCATGGCAATCCTCCCTGGCGCCGTGTCGTGGTTCCCGGGCTGGGCGCGGGAGGCTTGCTACTACCTGTCGGTTGATCGTCAGTACGAGGACTTCGCCAAAGGGCTGATTGATACGAGTAACTTCGTGTACTTCGCTTCGTTGACGGGTTTGTTCCTGTTCCTCGCCGTGAAGCTGATCGAGAGCCGACGATGGCGATAA
- a CDS encoding transposase: MSDTQSRSRRHRYEGLEDVRFLTFSCYRNLKLLAESTERDLFAEHLLYRCESENRDLLAWVVMPNHVHILLGSSGSSTVGSFLHRLKSRYGRLVVQRWKRNDDPRLSMIRSPEGNSVFWQRGGGYDRNIHSEEEFAEKSMYIENNPVRAGLVRKPEGWKWSHAGWSTGHASR; the protein is encoded by the coding sequence ATGTCCGACACGCAATCACGCTCCCGACGACACCGCTACGAAGGGCTGGAAGATGTCCGATTCCTCACCTTCTCCTGCTACCGCAACCTCAAGCTTCTGGCCGAATCGACGGAGCGAGATCTATTCGCCGAGCATCTGCTCTATCGATGTGAATCCGAGAATCGGGATCTGCTCGCCTGGGTGGTGATGCCAAATCACGTTCATATACTCCTCGGATCGTCAGGCTCAAGCACCGTCGGGTCATTTCTCCATCGCCTCAAGTCTCGTTATGGGCGGCTCGTTGTACAGCGTTGGAAGCGCAACGACGATCCACGTTTATCGATGATCCGGTCACCTGAGGGTAACTCTGTTTTTTGGCAACGAGGCGGAGGCTACGATCGCAACATCCACAGTGAGGAAGAGTTTGCCGAGAAATCGATGTACATCGAGAACAATCCAGTTCGTGCCGGACTTGTCAGAAAACCGGAGGGTTGGAAGTGGTCGCACGCCGGTTGGTCCACGGGTCACGCTTCGCGATGA
- a CDS encoding DUF4340 domain-containing protein, with amino-acid sequence MNIKTTLALLLLLSGVTAYVFFFELGNTTTYERDEEAAQAIELEGDPLLPAEVRPAVSEIVRIDLDYDEQSVTLERRGNGWAQTAPASFPLQAFAIDRVARELLEMRRFDSLDATDENVTLAQLDEPRATITLTTSDGTPITAQLGKRLPGERAYLQLDRESEILVTDDDLHLAIFDEGIWNWRATTLDAPGIGQTRALFIRPRDEEPVTLHQQATRWTLDREGIERADQTAVADTIRALQRLRIDAFTADNPEDLALYGLDRPTLTITSVHTPPAPPPPPAVDATASATGADHASGSELPAPGGESPEPPLVLIVGGPADMETTTRFAAITRGDEPIDVVFTVRGTDLEPFRKTVDDLRDARVLGVAPADIATVMADTRVERYGIIREDDARLRFTAPSPDYSPDSGITASSIEDLANLRGLGFVGLDRVGEGIAELDISITGEPEPIRIAVYQPTEIEGDDDSEPRLMVVRDPEPFGYLVSPDILQAWLDGPLSLRDRTVLTVPADAITQVEVRYPERQTVELVRKPDGSDWTVQGNVTSSEAVPWLISELANLRAETWLETENKPAERTEAELCTITVWTGDAAQPAARITVDAMAAAGYLATDINDWFTLSPEALDALLAEFRSTDLLVASPADIERVVLRQGTTTLELRREANGTVLIDGREAIDPESATLLLDRLTRLRATRLLTDRHRPDPDLGTTLTIHLSAGGSRTLQLTDREPRQFLLPVADDARVAVFDRQPVLLSRSLLESVDSLISLENAPLSLE; translated from the coding sequence ATGAACATCAAGACCACCCTTGCTCTGCTGCTCCTGCTCTCCGGCGTCACGGCCTACGTTTTCTTCTTTGAACTTGGAAACACGACGACCTACGAGCGCGATGAAGAGGCTGCGCAGGCGATTGAACTCGAAGGCGATCCCCTGCTCCCCGCTGAGGTACGGCCTGCGGTGTCGGAGATTGTTCGTATTGACCTTGACTACGACGAACAGAGTGTGACGCTTGAGCGCAGGGGAAACGGCTGGGCGCAGACCGCTCCGGCTTCGTTCCCGCTACAGGCGTTTGCCATCGATCGGGTCGCGCGGGAGCTGCTGGAGATGAGGCGGTTCGATTCGCTCGATGCGACTGACGAAAACGTCACGCTGGCGCAGCTCGACGAGCCTCGTGCGACGATCACGCTGACGACTTCGGATGGGACACCGATCACCGCACAGCTGGGCAAACGGCTGCCTGGCGAACGTGCTTACCTGCAACTTGATCGTGAATCCGAGATCCTGGTCACGGATGACGATCTGCATCTGGCGATCTTTGATGAGGGCATCTGGAACTGGCGGGCCACCACGCTTGATGCGCCGGGGATCGGCCAGACACGGGCGTTGTTCATCCGACCACGTGATGAAGAACCCGTGACCCTCCATCAGCAGGCCACGCGATGGACGCTGGATCGTGAGGGCATCGAGCGGGCCGATCAGACGGCGGTGGCTGATACGATTCGTGCGCTGCAGCGGCTGCGCATCGATGCGTTTACCGCAGATAACCCTGAGGATTTGGCTCTCTACGGTCTTGACCGACCAACGCTGACCATCACCTCTGTCCACACCCCCCCCGCCCCCCCGCCCCCCCCTGCTGTTGACGCCACGGCTTCTGCAACTGGAGCGGATCATGCTTCCGGTTCTGAGCTTCCCGCTCCGGGAGGGGAGTCGCCGGAGCCTCCGCTGGTGCTCATCGTTGGCGGGCCGGCTGATATGGAGACGACGACACGGTTTGCGGCGATCACCCGGGGTGATGAGCCGATTGATGTGGTGTTCACAGTGCGTGGCACTGATCTAGAGCCGTTCCGCAAAACGGTTGATGACCTGCGCGACGCACGGGTGCTGGGTGTTGCGCCTGCGGATATCGCCACGGTGATGGCTGATACTCGCGTTGAGCGCTACGGTATCATCCGGGAAGATGATGCGCGACTGCGCTTCACCGCACCATCGCCTGACTACAGCCCGGACTCCGGTATCACAGCGTCGTCGATTGAAGATCTCGCTAACCTGCGCGGTCTTGGCTTTGTTGGTCTGGATCGTGTTGGTGAGGGCATCGCGGAGCTTGATATCAGCATCACGGGCGAGCCTGAGCCCATCCGCATCGCGGTCTACCAACCCACGGAGATCGAGGGAGACGACGACTCGGAGCCGCGGCTGATGGTGGTTCGTGATCCCGAGCCTTTTGGATATCTCGTCAGTCCCGACATACTGCAGGCGTGGCTCGATGGCCCGCTGTCGCTGCGTGACCGCACGGTTCTGACCGTTCCGGCGGATGCGATCACACAGGTCGAGGTCCGCTACCCCGAACGGCAAACGGTGGAACTGGTGCGGAAGCCGGATGGTTCTGACTGGACGGTGCAGGGTAACGTGACGAGTTCCGAGGCGGTGCCATGGTTGATCAGCGAGCTTGCCAATCTTCGCGCTGAGACCTGGCTAGAGACCGAGAACAAGCCCGCCGAACGCACGGAGGCGGAGTTGTGCACCATCACGGTGTGGACGGGCGATGCGGCTCAGCCAGCCGCTCGGATCACGGTGGATGCCATGGCCGCAGCCGGTTATCTCGCGACAGATATCAATGACTGGTTCACCCTAAGCCCTGAAGCACTCGACGCGCTGCTGGCGGAGTTTCGATCCACGGACCTGCTGGTCGCCTCGCCTGCGGACATCGAGCGGGTTGTGCTTAGGCAGGGCACCACGACTCTTGAACTGCGACGCGAAGCCAATGGCACTGTGCTCATCGACGGGCGTGAAGCGATTGATCCCGAGTCGGCGACGCTGCTGCTCGATCGGCTGACCCGCCTGCGTGCCACCAGGCTTCTTACGGATCGCCATCGCCCCGACCCGGATCTCGGGACGACGCTGACGATCCATCTCAGCGCGGGCGGATCGCGCACGCTGCAACTGACGGATCGTGAGCCACGTCAGTTCCTGTTGCCTGTGGCTGATGACGCCCGGGTAGCAGTGTTTGACCGCCAGCCCGTTCTGCTGAGTCGGTCCTTGCTGGAGAGCGTCGACAGCCTGATCAGCCTTGAGAACGCCCCGCTGAGTCTTGAGTAG
- a CDS encoding A/G-specific adenine glycosylase: MTANTDRQHLVTALLAWHREHRRDLPWRAPWCSRPDPYRVLVSEVMLQQTQVATVIPYFQRFIEAFPSIEALAAADPDRVMKLWQGLGYYSRARRLQACAQAIAAQHGGRVPSTFEALRALPGLGDYTAGAIASIAFGLPVPAIDGNVSRVLSRIDDIDLPVDRPEGKRAVREAATGMLAVLSKSDVGGAWGVDVGGGMVNESLMELGATICTPREPKCLHCPVSDHCLGLARGTVAQRPITTPKRDPRAVEHHVVAMERKGKFLFRQRPSAGLWAEMWELPTLERESVKAATLVDWAASSFGLVLSQPKKSQAFEHRTTHRLITFTLWRAEVSSGRLKAGSGLWRKPSDVDDLPLANPQVRVVGLIDDS, encoded by the coding sequence ATGACCGCGAACACCGATCGGCAACATCTGGTCACCGCCCTGCTCGCCTGGCACCGGGAGCATCGTCGGGACCTGCCCTGGCGGGCTCCCTGGTGCTCACGCCCAGATCCGTACCGGGTGCTGGTGTCCGAGGTCATGCTGCAGCAGACCCAGGTGGCGACGGTGATCCCGTACTTCCAGCGGTTCATCGAGGCCTTTCCGTCGATCGAAGCCCTGGCGGCGGCGGACCCCGATCGGGTGATGAAGCTCTGGCAGGGCCTGGGGTACTACAGCCGCGCCCGGCGGCTGCAGGCGTGCGCTCAGGCGATCGCCGCGCAGCATGGCGGACGGGTGCCGAGCACCTTCGAGGCGTTGCGAGCCCTGCCCGGGCTGGGCGACTACACCGCGGGCGCGATCGCGTCGATCGCGTTCGGGCTTCCGGTCCCCGCGATCGACGGCAACGTCTCACGGGTGCTGTCAAGGATCGATGACATTGACCTACCGGTTGATCGACCCGAGGGCAAGCGTGCTGTGCGAGAAGCGGCCACCGGGATGCTGGCCGTCCTGTCGAAATCCGATGTGGGGGGGGCGTGGGGTGTGGATGTGGGGGGGGGAATGGTGAATGAGTCGTTGATGGAGTTGGGTGCGACGATCTGTACGCCACGGGAACCGAAGTGCCTGCACTGCCCGGTGTCGGATCACTGCCTGGGGCTTGCGCGTGGAACAGTCGCTCAGCGGCCGATCACCACGCCCAAGCGGGACCCGCGGGCGGTTGAGCATCATGTGGTCGCCATGGAGCGGAAAGGGAAGTTTCTCTTTCGGCAGCGACCCTCAGCCGGGCTGTGGGCCGAGATGTGGGAGCTCCCGACGCTTGAGCGAGAGAGCGTCAAGGCTGCGACGCTGGTGGACTGGGCGGCGTCGTCGTTTGGCTTGGTGCTGAGTCAGCCCAAAAAGAGTCAGGCCTTCGAGCACCGGACAACGCACCGGCTGATCACCTTCACGCTCTGGCGGGCGGAGGTGTCGAGCGGGCGACTGAAAGCGGGCTCCGGGCTTTGGCGCAAACCGAGTGATGTGGATGACCTGCCGTTGGCGAACCCGCAGGTGCGGGTGGTGGGGCTGATCGATGACAGCTGA
- a CDS encoding ABC transporter ATP-binding protein, with protein sequence MIQADRLVKWYGPTLAVDHVSLEVPQGQIVGFLGPNGAGKSTTIRMLTGYLPPSSGTASIEGHNIQTASREARARIGYLPESTPLYPEMRVSEYLEFRGKLMGMNRADRKSRSGLVIDRCGLTPVRRRTIGRLSKGNRQRVGLAQALLHSPPVLILDEPTSGLDPAQIGQFRKLVRELADSHTILLSSHILPEIEKTADRVIMIAAGRLVAEGTIDELRSKTTTGGRLILEAKADANTLRQLLEGESRLADLSVSDQAGGWTQATLTPRDAEDLRESVAQRLASANILIRELRVEAPSLEAFFIEMTATQTRAESPAA encoded by the coding sequence ATGATTCAAGCAGATCGACTGGTCAAGTGGTACGGCCCGACGCTCGCCGTCGATCACGTCTCGCTGGAGGTTCCGCAGGGGCAGATCGTTGGTTTTCTGGGTCCGAATGGGGCGGGGAAATCGACGACGATCCGGATGCTGACGGGGTACCTGCCGCCTTCATCGGGGACGGCGAGCATCGAGGGGCACAACATCCAGACGGCGTCACGGGAGGCGCGGGCTCGGATCGGTTATCTGCCCGAGTCGACGCCGTTGTATCCAGAGATGCGGGTGAGCGAGTATCTGGAGTTTCGCGGGAAGCTGATGGGGATGAACCGGGCGGATCGGAAGTCGCGGTCGGGGCTGGTGATTGATCGCTGCGGGCTGACGCCGGTGCGGAGGCGGACGATCGGTCGGCTGTCGAAGGGGAATCGTCAGCGCGTGGGGCTGGCTCAGGCGTTGCTGCACAGTCCGCCGGTGCTGATTCTGGATGAGCCGACGTCGGGGCTGGACCCGGCGCAGATCGGTCAGTTCAGGAAGCTGGTTCGTGAGTTGGCGGACAGCCACACGATTCTGTTGTCATCGCACATCCTGCCCGAGATCGAGAAGACGGCGGACCGTGTGATCATGATCGCGGCGGGGCGACTTGTTGCAGAGGGGACCATCGACGAACTCCGGAGCAAGACCACGACGGGTGGAAGGCTGATCCTCGAAGCGAAGGCTGACGCGAATACGTTGCGACAGCTGCTTGAAGGTGAGTCGCGGCTTGCTGACCTAAGCGTCAGCGACCAGGCGGGCGGCTGGACGCAGGCGACGCTGACGCCTCGAGACGCTGAGGACCTGCGGGAATCGGTTGCCCAGCGGCTGGCTTCGGCCAATATTCTGATCCGTGAGTTGCGGGTTGAAGCGCCTTCGCTTGAAGCGTTCTTTATTGAGATGACCGCCACGCAGACGCGGGCCGAGAGCCCTGCGGCCTGA
- the purF gene encoding amidophosphoribosyltransferase, which yields MCGIAGIVAQADVCRDLYDALTVLQHRGQDAAGIVTCDRGRLMLRKGNGLVRDVFTPDTVTTLTGNMGIGHCRYPTAGSCSGNEAQPFYVNSPYGITLAHNGNLTNTESLTAELFRSDLRHVNTGSDSEALLNVLAHELGSLHKLRPEPADIFEAVRRLHRRCRGAYAFVAMIAGYGMVGVRDPHGIRPLVIGRRESLLGVEYLIASESVAMDALGFEMIRDVAPGEAVYVTDQGELHSELCAHEASLSPCIFEHVYLARPDSIMDRISVYKARLRMGERLAKKLDRLGVKDQIDVVIPIPDTSRTSALQLANDLGLKYREGFIKNRYIGRTFIMPGQEVRDKSVRQKLNPIGLEFKGKSVLLVDDSIVRGTTCRQLIQMARDAGAKKVFYCSAAPAIRYPNVYGIDMPSPSELIAHGRTDAEVAEAIGADWLVYQDLEDLTAAAKEGNPTIDRFECSVFDGVYVTGDIDTPYLDRLNQERNDQAKQQRKQALFASDTALSDLSGR from the coding sequence TTGTGTGGCATCGCCGGGATTGTGGCTCAGGCCGATGTCTGTCGTGACTTGTACGACGCCCTGACGGTGCTCCAGCACCGCGGCCAGGATGCCGCAGGAATCGTGACCTGTGACCGGGGGCGACTCATGCTCCGCAAGGGCAACGGCTTGGTCCGGGACGTGTTCACTCCCGACACGGTCACCACCCTCACCGGCAACATGGGCATCGGCCACTGCCGCTACCCGACCGCCGGGAGCTGCTCGGGCAACGAGGCCCAGCCGTTCTACGTCAACTCGCCTTACGGGATCACGCTGGCCCACAACGGCAACCTCACCAACACCGAATCCCTCACCGCTGAGCTGTTCCGCTCCGACCTGAGACACGTCAACACCGGTTCGGATTCCGAGGCTCTTCTCAACGTCCTCGCCCACGAACTCGGTTCTCTGCACAAGCTCCGTCCGGAGCCCGCTGACATCTTCGAGGCGGTCCGCCGACTACACCGCAGATGCCGGGGGGCCTATGCCTTCGTCGCGATGATTGCCGGCTACGGCATGGTCGGCGTCCGCGACCCGCATGGCATCCGCCCGCTCGTCATCGGTCGACGCGAGAGCCTCCTCGGCGTCGAGTACCTCATAGCATCCGAGTCGGTCGCCATGGATGCTTTGGGCTTCGAGATGATCCGCGATGTCGCGCCAGGCGAGGCCGTCTACGTCACCGATCAGGGCGAGCTGCACTCGGAACTCTGTGCCCACGAGGCCAGCCTCAGCCCTTGCATCTTCGAGCACGTCTACTTGGCGCGGCCCGACTCGATCATGGACAGGATCTCGGTCTACAAAGCCCGGCTGCGCATGGGCGAACGCCTCGCGAAGAAGCTCGACCGCTTGGGCGTCAAAGATCAGATCGACGTCGTCATCCCGATCCCCGACACCAGCCGGACCTCCGCCCTCCAACTCGCCAACGACCTCGGGCTTAAGTATCGCGAGGGCTTCATCAAGAACCGCTACATCGGCCGCACCTTCATTATGCCGGGCCAGGAGGTCCGCGATAAGAGTGTCCGCCAGAAGCTCAACCCCATCGGCCTGGAGTTCAAGGGCAAAAGCGTCCTCCTCGTCGATGACTCAATCGTCCGCGGGACCACCTGCCGGCAGCTCATCCAGATGGCCCGCGACGCCGGTGCCAAGAAGGTCTTCTACTGCTCCGCAGCCCCCGCGATCCGATACCCCAACGTCTACGGCATCGACATGCCCTCACCCAGTGAACTCATCGCCCACGGCCGCACCGACGCCGAAGTCGCCGAAGCCATCGGCGCCGACTGGCTGGTCTATCAGGACCTTGAAGACCTGACGGCTGCAGCCAAAGAGGGGAATCCGACGATCGACCGCTTCGAGTGCTCGGTGTTCGATGGCGTCTACGTCACCGGCGACATCGACACGCCTTACCTCGATCGGCTCAATCAAGAGCGTAACGATCAGGCCAAGCAGCAGCGAAAGCAGGCTCTCTTCGCCAGTGACACAGCCCTCTCCGATCTCAGTGGCCGCTGA
- a CDS encoding PTS sugar transporter subunit IIA, producing MRLTDILQPDCVVVPLAGTDKHAVIDELAEMLAEKSPIASADELKQAIWQREQTRTTGIGHGIGIPHGKASGVDRLRMAIGRPAEAIDFGAIDGKPVDLIILLASPLDQTGPHIQALAKISRMLTDENLRNDLKQAPDSASLYELIVRHEESAAV from the coding sequence ATGCGCCTGACCGACATTCTCCAGCCCGACTGCGTGGTCGTCCCTCTCGCGGGCACCGATAAGCACGCCGTCATCGACGAGCTCGCCGAAATGCTCGCCGAGAAGTCCCCCATCGCCTCCGCTGACGAGCTCAAGCAGGCCATCTGGCAACGCGAGCAGACCCGCACCACCGGCATCGGCCACGGCATCGGCATCCCCCACGGCAAAGCCTCTGGCGTTGATCGCCTGCGCATGGCCATCGGCCGCCCGGCGGAGGCCATCGACTTCGGCGCCATCGACGGCAAACCCGTTGACCTGATCATCCTCCTCGCCTCACCCCTCGACCAGACCGGCCCCCACATCCAGGCCCTCGCCAAAATCAGCCGGATGCTCACCGACGAAAACCTCCGCAACGACCTCAAGCAGGCGCCCGATTCAGCCTCGCTCTATGAACTGATCGTCCGCCACGAAGAATCCGCAGCGGTCTGA